A window from Candidatus Zixiibacteriota bacterium encodes these proteins:
- a CDS encoding Flp family type IVb pilin, which translates to MLSKLIRDEKGQDMVEYALLASFISIVAIATLRLIGPLVDGIYQDIEAALS; encoded by the coding sequence ATGTTGAGCAAACTGATCCGCGACGAAAAAGGCCAGGACATGGTCGAGTACGCTCTGCTGGCATCATTCATCTCGATCGTCGCCATCGCGACCCTTCGGCTGATCGGCCCGCTGGTCGATGGTATCTATCAGGACATCGAAGCTGCTCTTTCGTAA
- a CDS encoding DUF192 domain-containing protein — MGRDSLGPDDGLYLAPCEWLHTFRMRFPIDVAFLSPHGRVLSVHHGLKPNRLSKIVLRAEGALELSAGVLRASGTEVGDTVQFLHASVPELAVSITSVP, encoded by the coding sequence CTGGGTCGCGACAGCCTCGGCCCCGATGACGGCCTGTACCTGGCGCCCTGCGAATGGCTCCATACCTTTCGCATGCGCTTCCCTATAGATGTAGCATTTCTGTCGCCACACGGACGTGTCTTGTCCGTGCATCACGGTCTAAAGCCGAATCGTCTCTCGAAAATAGTCTTGCGGGCCGAGGGTGCGCTTGAGCTATCCGCCGGTGTTCTGCGCGCTTCGGGCACCGAGGTGGGCGACACTGTTCAATTCCTGCACGCGTCTGTGCCTGAGTTAGCTGTCTCGATAACATCCGTTCCCTGA
- a CDS encoding pirin family protein, which yields MSLRPVRKLSKAKPTIEGAGVHLRRAFGFGDTLESDPFLLLDDFRSDRPEDYLAGFPWHPHRGIETITYVLAGTVEHGDSIGNRGQISPGDAQWMTAGRGILHQEMPKGDSRGRMHGFQLWANLPAALKMTTPRYQEIKSADIPEVTDDDGTRARIICGKFWGKVGPVEGIAADPVYIDISVPAGQRRTIPVEMKSHAFVYVFDGSGKFCNASEPLAVPTEGVGWFEHKPPTAADNRSLILFDNGDEISVQAGEEGIRFLLVSGRPLREPVAWYGPIVMNTQEELRQAFRELNQGTFLK from the coding sequence ATGTCCCTAAGACCAGTCAGAAAACTCAGTAAGGCCAAGCCGACTATCGAGGGCGCCGGAGTGCATCTCCGCCGTGCGTTCGGCTTCGGCGATACGTTGGAATCTGACCCGTTCCTGCTCCTCGACGATTTCCGCAGCGACCGGCCCGAAGATTATCTCGCGGGTTTTCCGTGGCATCCTCACCGTGGGATCGAGACGATCACGTACGTGCTGGCCGGAACGGTCGAGCACGGCGACAGCATCGGCAATCGCGGCCAGATTTCGCCCGGGGACGCACAGTGGATGACTGCGGGTCGGGGAATACTGCATCAGGAGATGCCTAAGGGCGACAGTCGCGGGCGCATGCACGGCTTTCAACTTTGGGCGAATTTGCCGGCCGCTCTCAAGATGACCACTCCTCGATACCAGGAGATAAAGTCGGCTGACATTCCGGAGGTTACTGACGACGACGGCACCAGGGCGCGGATTATCTGCGGTAAATTCTGGGGGAAGGTGGGGCCGGTCGAGGGAATCGCGGCCGACCCGGTGTACATCGACATCTCTGTGCCGGCAGGCCAGCGGAGGACCATACCGGTGGAAATGAAAAGCCACGCGTTTGTCTATGTGTTCGACGGGTCGGGGAAGTTCTGCAACGCCTCCGAGCCGCTGGCCGTGCCGACCGAGGGTGTCGGCTGGTTTGAGCATAAACCACCGACCGCCGCCGACAATCGCTCACTCATACTGTTTGATAACGGCGATGAAATCAGCGTGCAGGCCGGTGAAGAAGGAATACGCTTTCTGCTGGTCTCGGGGAGACCGCTGCGCGAGCCGGTAGCCTGGTACGGACCGATAGTCATGAACACTCAGGAGGAGCTGCGGCAGGCGTTCCGCGAGCTGAACCAGGGAACGTTCCTGAAATGA